aactctgtgaatgtcctagagtggcccagccagagccctgacttaaaccctattgaacatctctggagagacctgaTAATGGCTGTCCACCGATGGTCCCCATTCAACCTGACTGAGCTTGAGACGATTTgcaaagaagaatggcagaaaaTCCCCCAATACAGGTGTGCTATGCTTGTTGTGTCATACCCAAAAAGACTCGAGGCTGTAATTGATGCCAAAAGTACTTCAACTAAGTACTGAgtaaagggtctgaatacttatgtaaatgtgatatttcagttttttctttttaataaatgcacagacatttctaaaattctgttttcactttgtcattatGAGGTACGGAGTGTAgattactgagaaaaaaaaaagaatttaaacaaTTGTAGTATTAGGCTGCAacaacaaaattttaaaaaagtgaagggggtctgaatactttctgaatgcactgtatataatatacaacacaaaataaataggcctacaaGAATCAATTATCAGTTATGATTATTACATCAACAATAATACCAACTgtattactactactattattaaaataaacagacagacagacagcaccTTGTCAAACCCCAAGGCCATGCACTTTACAATCAATGTGCATATAAATCAACCAGCAGATTACAAGTGAccgataataaaataaaatattgcggATCATATAGTTCAATGCtctgtgaaaataaaatctgaaagtAACAAGCATTCAGTCTGATCTTCATTGATCGATCCTACAATATCAGAAACAATATTATGTATTGATAGTTTCACTCTATGTCAATAAAAGTGTCTACAGCAATTTTGCAAAACTGAATCACTCTTGTAATCCAGTGCAGACCTCATGATGTTGCCACAAGGTggtgtctgtgtgtttgctaGGAAGTTTTCTTAACAAACGCTCTATTTAAATGCACATCAGAATGTGGTTTCATCAATCACGTTCACATTCATTTTCTCTTGTAGCTGCACACTCACTAAATAAAATCCCCTCCCTCCCCTCCCACATCCAGTACAAGAGTAGAGTGGTGTGAGGCACTGTAACAGAGACGTGACATGCGTACAGATGCAGAAATGAGCTCGTTTAATATCCCCCGCTGCAGCTCGTGTTTTCTGACTGATTCTGTGATGGTAAACTGGTGCCGTGCAAGCAACACAATAAGCCATTGCTCTCTTTCTGCCGCCAGTAGCAATGTGTGCCACAAATGACCcaacaaactgttttattatgATGAAGTTACGACCTTTGCGTTATTAATGGGGTgtggaaattacattaaaatttcaaaagacaaaaagtaATAGCTTAACATCACAACACATGACCTCAGAGAAGAAAAGAAGCAACAACAGTATTTTACCAaaggaaaatgtccaaaaaTGGGGTGTGGGAAAATTTTGGCTTCAAGCATCATTATAAATATGCACATGAAAAATCACGTGCTAATGCttttacaagcaattttttttttaaatcttatagATTTACATGGAGGCATACCAGCAGCCATATCTAGGGCCAAGAATGTCATACACTCCTTATTTGGGGTACATATTAGTGCTGCCCCAGTGATagctttgtaccttttttttttctgagagtaaAGATTGATGGAGGGCTCTTTTGGCTTCCACCAGTAAACACTCACTTAGCAACCTTCCAGAAACACCTATCTTATCACATAGAAACCATTTGATTTGCATTactacaatgtaaaaaataaatggttgAGAACAGGCAAATTGTAACCACAAAtgaaccaaaaatgaaaattcggtcatcatttactcaccctcaagttgttccaaaactgtatgagtttctttcttctgttaaacacaaaagaaagtatttttgaagaattttggtaACCACACAGTTgccttccatagtatttttttccatattgtagaagtcaatggctaccagctgCTGTTTGAttgccaacattcttcaaaataccctCTTTTTTGTGAAAGAACAGGTGAAAGAAAGGCCAGGGCCGGCGCTAGCTATACAGAGCAGGCGATTGCCTAgggcaggggtgtcaaactcagttcctggagggccggagccctgcagagtttagttgcAACCCTAATTatcacacctgatccagctaattaagtcattcaggcttatttgaaaactagatggtttgtgtgttggagcagggttggaacaaaactctgcagggctctggCCCTCCATGAACTGTGTTTGACACCCCTGGCCTACAGCCTCGGGCTTTGAGGGGGGCCTCCAAAACCGTAACATCCCCTATAAGGCAGTCCATGGACAACAAAATGCTAGCCTCATTGTTCATTGGATATTGTTGAATTGTCACTCACCTACAATTAAACCAGTTAATGTTGCCGTTTCAAAACGGGTCCCGCCTCTGAATGTTTGCCGTAATGAACGCATCCTTTAGGTGCCGAAGCAAAAGGCTAAATAGGCATGCAAAGAAGCACAGCTCCTAATGCAGGTGTGTgagttgtcatcatttattttggaGTGATTGCAATGTATTCTAAATATAAACCTGTTCTGTCTATCAGCTTCGTTTCTGGACCGATCATTCACCAATTTATTATGAGTTTAAAAGTGCACAAGCGACGCTTTGAATTTGCGCATACAGTAAATGACATCGCGTCGGGAGCTGACTAGCAAAATAGctacaaaagtaaaaacaaagatctttgtattcaaattcaaaaagcaaacacactagaccattttttaatgtttcaaaaaaAGTACCTCAGATGTGTGTAACTTCTAAATTGTGTTGATGTGTAGGCTATTTAAGGTAGCAATACAATACGTAGgctaaaatcatatttattaatattaagaatATGACAATATCATAGTTAATATTGGTTAAATGGGAGGGAGAAACCCTGTCCATACCCAGCTAGgggaaaaaaatttatatataaatgcactgATGTTCATTTACTGAAGTGGTATTCAGAAACTGTGAATAAATTACtgcaaaataatcataattttatCATGGCTATAGTTACATCCTCAACAAACAAAAATAGATTACCTTGGATAAAGTTTGATTAATATGTACGTACAGTACCGGttaaaagtttggacacattacagtttttgaaataagtctcttatgctcatgaagctatacatttatttgatcaaaaatgcaggggaaaaaaacaataatgctGTGCAAtagaaaagtaattaaaaaaataaataaaaataacagcatttatttaaaatagaaatcttttgtaactgtcacgaatccggtttgTGGTCTTCCGTCCACTCGCCATCGGAGGTTgcccttccatcatattgactctggcaccacacagactgttgcacgtcacactggactgcatttcccatcatccattgcactgatcacacagttgtcaccaatcacacgctcacctgagagcTATTACACACTCTATTTAATACCCACTGAGATCCTGTTCAGATGGCCGAGTATTGTCTAGCGTATATCCCTTgtctagcgatagctactctacggagccatcccacgcttgccctaggattactcttgtGCCTTGTCCGTGCCATATCCGTTTGCTGTtatttgaccctgcctgtgtttttaccatgtttcataataaaagcttgcaattGGATCCGCTTGCCTCACATCTCGTCGACTCCGTTACAGTAAcaataccgttcaaaagtttgcaatTCAATGggtcagtatttaaaaaaaataaataaatgaatacttttattcacaaGGATGTGTTAAAATGATGCTGTAAATTCAGCTATGACTCACagaaatagatattttaaagtatggTAAAAATAGAACACCATTATTTaaagtttcacaatattatagttctttctgtatttctgatcaaataaatgcagacttgatgatcataagtgacttctttcgaaaacattaaaaatagtaatgtgtccaaacttttgactaagtaaaaatatacaaatttaaaatgaaatgttgtataaatacagtaaaaaggtTAGGAATCACATTTGTTTCAAGTGCTTTTTATTGGGGGTTGCCTAGGGCCTCTAAATGTCTAGAACCGGCCCTGAGAAAggcatacagatttggaacaacttgagggtaaattatgacaaattttaaattttttttttttacagtaatcaCCCCTTCAACCTTATGATTGACATCAGTGCCTTTAActaacatgttttattttttaaattttttatagaTCTTAACGACACCTGGAACAAAGGAATACCAGCGAAACAAAGCAAACTAAATATATTACACCTAAACTCCTCTAGcatctctctttttttgaaGGTACGATTGAACAGCTTCAACTCCAGATGAACTAATCTTGATTTAACAATATGCTGTGGATCACGTTGTCCACTGGGAGGCTGTTCTTGCGGCAAGAGCACATGGAGAGTAACGTCGTAATACTTTGATTCACTGACTCGATTTCTTTTTAATGAGCTGGAATACCTTCTCTCTGCCAAGAATGAGAAGTTGAATGATGCTCAGCGGGCCATGCCCTTCAACACCTGCACACTCTCATAGACGAGCACAGGTTTGCTTCGAAATCGAAGAGGAATGCTCATACTTAGAATTCTGCAGATGCAACAATTCTACCTTCGGATTTCAATTTTTCTGCTTATTATCTCCGAGTTCTGAAGGAACTGGAGTCCCTTAGGAGATGGAGATGAGACCCATGTGAGGTTGTCAGGTTGGTCATAAAGCCTATTGGTTTGGTGCAAAAAATTTCAAGGATATTTGAAGGTTGGAGAAAAACAACACTTGTGACTGTTTGAGAATGTCAAAATTCAGAGCAATATTAAGACATTGAGTGACTTTTGGAAATCACATTTAGAAAGTCAACACAACAAAAAATGGCAGAGCTTGCTGGATACAATGGCAGCGAGAGCTTTGTGTTCTCAACCGGTCTGCCTTTCAACTCTACTGGTGACTATGAGTATTACGAACCCGAACCCGATGCCAGCAAGATCATCATCCCCTCCATCTATGCACTGGTGTGCTGCGTCGGCGTCACAGGAAACGCCATGGTCATCTACGTCATCCTCAAGTACGCCAAGATGAAGACAGCCACCAACATCTACATTCTCAATCTCGCCATTGCGGATGAACTCTTCATGTTGAGCGTCCCCTTCCTGGCGACCTCAGCCGCGGTGCGTCACTGGCCGTTTGGCTCGCTCATGTGTCGTTTGGTTCTCAGCGTGGATGGCATCAACATGTTCACAAGCATCTTCTGCCTGACCGTGCTGAGCGTGGACCGCTACATTGCAGTAGTGCACCCAATCAAAGCGGCTCGCTACCGTCGCCCAACCGTCGCCAAAGTAGTCAACGTTTGCGTGTGGGGACTTTCGCTGCTTGTTATTCTGCCCATCATCGTCTTCGCGGACACGGTTCCGGCGCAGGATGGAGGAGTGGACTGCAACTTTCTATGGCCTGAGTCCTCGTGGTCAGAAGCGTTTGTGGTCTACACGTTCCTACTTGGTTTTTTGCTCCCCGTGGCTGCCATCTGCCTATGCTACTGCTTGATTGTGGTGCGCATGCGAGCGGTGGGTCTGAAAGCGGGCTGGCTGCAGCGACGGCGCTCTGAAAAGAAGATCACACGCATGGTGCTGCTGGTGGTCGCCGTTTTCGTGCTCTGCTGGATGCCGTTTTATATTGTGCAGCTGATTAGTGTGTTCCGCAAGCCGCCGGACCCCATGGTGACTCAGCTATTTGTCATTCTAAGCTACGCTAACAGTAGCGCCAACCCCATTCTCTACGGATTCGTGTCGGACAACTTCCGCCGCTCGTTTCAGCGTATCATTTGCTTTCGCTGGCTGGAGAACGGACTGGATGCTGAGCAGGTGGACTACTGTGCTGTGGCTCTGCGGCGTCAGACCACATGCGGCCCACCGGAC
The sequence above is a segment of the Onychostoma macrolepis isolate SWU-2019 chromosome 07, ASM1243209v1, whole genome shotgun sequence genome. Coding sequences within it:
- the sstr1b gene encoding somatostatin receptor type 1, with product MAELAGYNGSESFVFSTGLPFNSTGDYEYYEPEPDASKIIIPSIYALVCCVGVTGNAMVIYVILKYAKMKTATNIYILNLAIADELFMLSVPFLATSAAVRHWPFGSLMCRLVLSVDGINMFTSIFCLTVLSVDRYIAVVHPIKAARYRRPTVAKVVNVCVWGLSLLVILPIIVFADTVPAQDGGVDCNFLWPESSWSEAFVVYTFLLGFLLPVAAICLCYCLIVVRMRAVGLKAGWLQRRRSEKKITRMVLLVVAVFVLCWMPFYIVQLISVFRKPPDPMVTQLFVILSYANSSANPILYGFVSDNFRRSFQRIICFRWLENGLDAEQVDYCAVALRRQTTCGPPDFPKECLASDMVFRNGTCTSRTTTL